A stretch of the Cystobacter fuscus DSM 2262 genome encodes the following:
- the ruvC gene encoding crossover junction endodeoxyribonuclease RuvC, which translates to MRVLGIDPGSRFMGYGVVEDRRGRLVHVGHGVIKVDPDAALELRLKSLHEALLEAFKLYRPASVAVEGVFTFRNARSALILGHARGVALLAAAQAGLSVHEYAPAKVKRSVGAGGSADKDAVGRMVCTFLDLEELERSDASDALAVALCHLNHSRAGVPVAGTRGRTRARATQAKLADKLTPSYRRPEAR; encoded by the coding sequence GTGCGCGTCCTGGGCATCGATCCTGGCAGCCGCTTCATGGGCTATGGCGTGGTGGAGGATCGGCGCGGCCGTCTGGTCCATGTGGGCCATGGCGTCATCAAGGTGGACCCCGACGCCGCGCTCGAGCTGCGGCTCAAGTCGTTGCACGAGGCCCTCCTGGAGGCCTTCAAGCTCTACCGGCCCGCGTCGGTGGCGGTGGAAGGCGTGTTCACCTTCCGCAATGCGCGCAGCGCGCTCATCCTCGGGCATGCCCGGGGCGTGGCGCTGCTGGCCGCCGCCCAGGCGGGGCTGAGCGTGCACGAGTACGCGCCCGCCAAGGTGAAGCGCTCGGTGGGCGCCGGGGGCTCGGCGGACAAGGACGCGGTGGGGCGCATGGTGTGCACCTTCCTCGACCTGGAGGAACTGGAGCGCTCGGATGCGAGCGACGCGCTCGCGGTGGCGCTCTGCCACCTCAACCACTCCCGGGCGGGCGTTCCGGTGGCGGGCACGCGGGGCCGCACGCGCGCCCGCGCGACCCAGGCGAAGCTGGCCGACAAGCTCACGCCGTCCTACCGGCGTCCGGAGGCGCGATGA